In Alkalihalobacillus sp. FSL W8-0930, a single window of DNA contains:
- the mtrB gene encoding trp RNA-binding attenuation protein MtrB, with translation MGNEKDYIVIKAKENGVTVIGLTRGTDTRFHHSEKLDKGEVLVAQFTDHTSAIKVRGKAEIQTTHGDVTSGQED, from the coding sequence ATGGGTAACGAAAAAGATTATATTGTCATTAAAGCAAAAGAGAACGGAGTAACAGTGATTGGTCTTACACGTGGAACAGATACAAGGTTTCATCACTCCGAAAAGCTAGATAAAGGGGAAGTATTAGTAGCTCAGTTTACTGATCATACGTCTGCCATTAAAGTACGAGGCAAAGCGGAGATTCAAACCACTCATGGCGATGTTACCTCAGGGCAAGAAGACTAA
- a CDS encoding stage VI sporulation protein F has translation MTQNRDSSFFDQIQKNTKVRPDELLKLANSVSKSNLKDEATVRQLIHQVSQLAGKPVSKEKEDQLVQAIIKNNVPADFASLSKMFNKK, from the coding sequence ATGACTCAAAACCGAGATTCATCGTTCTTTGACCAGATTCAAAAGAATACGAAGGTTCGACCTGATGAACTATTAAAACTAGCAAACTCTGTAAGCAAATCAAACTTAAAAGATGAAGCAACTGTTCGTCAATTAATTCATCAAGTGTCTCAGCTAGCAGGTAAACCCGTTTCAAAAGAAAAAGAAGATCAGCTTGTTCAGGCCATTATTAAAAACAACGTACCTGCTGATTTTGCTTCCCTTTCAAAAATGTTTAATAAAAAATAG
- the rpsA gene encoding 30S ribosomal protein S1, whose translation MIEDMNNEVSELKSFSVGDIVTGKVTKVEEKQAFVDVGFKVDGILPISELSSLHIETVSDVLAVDDELELKIQKVTDEELVLSKRAVQAEKAWERLQDAYSSGEIIEAEVADVVKGGLVVDVGVRGFIPASLVERHFVEDFSDYKGQTLRLKVVELDREHNKLILSQRAVLDEEVETNKRQVLDSLKAGDTVEGTVQRLTNFGAFVDVGGVDGLVHISQLAHHRVESPSEIVSEGQSVRVKILSVDTNSERVSLSIKDTEPGPWEKVAEQFSVGDVVDGTVKRLVSFGAFVEIAAGIEGLVHISQIANRHIGTPSEVLSEGETVQVKVLEVSAQDKRVSLSIRELLEDEDGSQHYAQYEKSREEDSGGFSLGDMIGDQLKKYK comes from the coding sequence ATGATTGAAGATATGAATAATGAAGTATCAGAACTGAAATCATTTTCTGTAGGAGACATTGTGACTGGTAAGGTAACAAAGGTTGAAGAGAAACAAGCCTTTGTTGATGTTGGCTTTAAAGTAGATGGGATTTTACCGATTAGTGAACTATCTAGCCTACACATTGAAACCGTAAGTGATGTTCTAGCAGTTGATGATGAACTGGAGCTCAAAATTCAAAAAGTCACTGATGAAGAGTTGGTCCTTTCTAAGCGAGCTGTACAGGCTGAAAAGGCATGGGAACGACTTCAAGACGCCTATTCTTCAGGGGAAATTATTGAGGCTGAAGTAGCTGATGTTGTAAAGGGTGGACTTGTAGTAGATGTAGGCGTTCGTGGATTCATTCCAGCATCTCTTGTCGAACGTCACTTTGTTGAAGATTTCTCTGACTACAAAGGTCAGACACTTCGATTAAAAGTTGTGGAGCTTGATCGTGAGCACAATAAACTCATTCTTTCACAACGTGCTGTTCTTGATGAAGAAGTTGAAACAAATAAACGCCAGGTTCTTGATTCATTAAAGGCGGGAGACACAGTTGAGGGAACCGTTCAACGCTTAACAAACTTCGGTGCCTTTGTTGATGTAGGAGGCGTAGATGGCCTTGTACACATTTCTCAATTAGCGCATCATCGTGTGGAGAGCCCATCTGAGATTGTCTCTGAAGGTCAGAGTGTCAGGGTGAAAATTCTTTCTGTTGATACAAACAGTGAGCGTGTCTCTTTATCTATTAAAGATACAGAACCGGGACCGTGGGAAAAAGTAGCCGAGCAATTTTCTGTAGGTGACGTGGTAGATGGAACAGTCAAACGACTTGTATCCTTTGGTGCCTTTGTTGAAATTGCTGCAGGAATCGAAGGTCTGGTTCATATTTCACAAATTGCAAACCGTCACATCGGTACGCCAAGTGAAGTATTATCTGAAGGAGAAACCGTACAAGTAAAAGTACTTGAAGTAAGTGCTCAGGACAAACGTGTTTCTTTAAGTATCAGAGAATTGCTTGAAGATGAAGATGGTAGTCAGCATTATGCTCAATATGAAAAATCTCGAGAAGAAGATTCTGGTGGGTTTTCATTAGGAGATATGATTGGCGATCAGTTAAAAAAGTATAAATAA
- a CDS encoding NAD(P)H-dependent glycerol-3-phosphate dehydrogenase: MTTIAVVGSGSWGTALGMVLADNGHEVRMWARRAEQIEEMNTKKTNHKYLPDVALPERMVGFTSLEEAVQPVEVVVLAVPVKAIREETKRLLAIATRPLTIIHVSKGIEPGTQKRVSEMIEEEADGHTNLHSVVVLSGPSHAEEVSRRQPTTVTVSSTNLEAAQYAQDLFMNQHFRVYTHSDLVGVELGGALKNIIALVCGVTNGLGYGDNTKAAIMTRGLAEITRMGVKLGADPLTFSGLSGLGDLIVTCTSVHSRNFRAGRLIGQGLSLDDVLEQMGMAVEGVRTTQAAFEMANRFEVEMPITSAIYHVLFNGVKPEDAAGELMGRVKKHEEEKLTD; this comes from the coding sequence ATGACTACGATTGCTGTGGTAGGATCCGGTAGCTGGGGTACAGCACTTGGAATGGTTTTGGCTGATAACGGACACGAAGTTCGTATGTGGGCTAGACGTGCTGAACAGATTGAAGAGATGAATACTAAAAAAACAAATCATAAATATTTGCCAGACGTTGCACTTCCAGAGCGTATGGTTGGCTTTACAAGTTTAGAGGAAGCTGTTCAACCTGTAGAAGTCGTTGTGCTGGCTGTACCGGTAAAAGCGATTCGTGAAGAAACAAAAAGACTACTTGCAATCGCAACCCGACCGCTTACGATTATTCACGTAAGTAAGGGGATTGAACCAGGAACACAAAAAAGGGTCTCAGAAATGATTGAAGAAGAGGCCGATGGTCATACTAATCTTCACTCTGTTGTTGTCTTATCCGGTCCTAGTCACGCGGAAGAGGTAAGCCGTCGTCAGCCTACAACGGTTACGGTTTCTTCAACGAATCTTGAGGCAGCTCAATATGCACAGGATTTATTTATGAACCAGCATTTTCGAGTGTATACTCACTCAGACTTAGTTGGCGTTGAGCTTGGAGGCGCGTTAAAGAATATTATTGCGCTTGTATGTGGTGTAACAAATGGACTAGGCTACGGTGACAATACAAAAGCTGCTATTATGACGAGAGGACTCGCTGAGATTACTCGTATGGGAGTAAAACTTGGTGCAGATCCATTAACGTTCTCGGGATTATCAGGACTTGGTGATTTAATTGTTACATGTACTAGTGTACATTCAAGAAACTTCCGTGCAGGCAGACTTATTGGACAAGGTCTATCACTTGATGATGTGTTAGAACAAATGGGTATGGCTGTTGAAGGAGTTAGAACCACACAAGCCGCATTTGAAATGGCTAATCGTTTTGAAGTGGAGATGCCAATTACAAGTGCGATTTATCATGTTCTCTTTAATGGAGTAAAGCCAGAAGATGCAGCTGGTGAGTTAATGGGCCGTGTGAAAAAACACGAGGAAGAAAAATTAACGGACTAA
- the spoIVA gene encoding stage IV sporulation protein A, producing the protein MEKVDIFKDIAERTGGDIYLGVVGAVRTGKSTFIKKFMELVVLPNIENESEKVRAQDELPQSAAGKTIMTTEPKFVPNQAVSIHVGDGLDVNIRLVDCVGYAVPGAKGYEDENGPRMINTPWYEEPIPFQEAAEIGTRKVIQEHSTLGVVITSDGTIGDIPRYDYVESETRVIEELKEVGKPFIMVVNSVRPYHPETEKLRAQLAEEHDIPVLSMSIESMTDQDIQNVLREVLFEFPVHEVNVNLPSWVMVLHQDHWLRQSYEESVRETVKDIKRLRDVDRVVGHFTEFDFIDDARLAGIEMGHGIAEIDLYAPDTLYDEVLKEVVGVEIRGKDHLLSLMQEFAHAKSEYDQVSDALQMVKQTGYGIAAPALSDMSLDEPEIIRQGARFGVRLKAVAPSIHMIKVDVESEFAPIIGTEKQSEELVRYLMQDFEENPLSIWNSDIFGRSLNSIVREGISAKLSLMPENARYKLKETLERIINEGSGGLIAIIL; encoded by the coding sequence GTGGAAAAAGTCGACATCTTTAAGGATATTGCAGAACGCACAGGCGGAGACATTTATCTAGGTGTAGTTGGTGCCGTTCGTACAGGTAAATCGACGTTTATTAAGAAATTTATGGAGCTTGTTGTTTTGCCGAATATTGAAAATGAGTCAGAGAAAGTAAGGGCTCAGGATGAACTGCCACAATCGGCAGCAGGAAAGACCATCATGACTACAGAACCGAAGTTTGTCCCAAATCAAGCGGTCTCCATCCATGTTGGTGATGGATTAGATGTAAATATTCGCTTAGTGGATTGTGTTGGATACGCTGTACCCGGTGCCAAGGGATACGAGGATGAGAATGGCCCTAGAATGATTAACACGCCTTGGTATGAAGAACCGATTCCTTTTCAAGAGGCTGCTGAAATTGGAACGCGTAAAGTCATTCAAGAACACTCAACACTTGGTGTAGTCATTACGAGTGACGGAACCATTGGAGACATTCCACGTTACGATTATGTTGAATCCGAAACTAGAGTGATTGAAGAGTTAAAAGAAGTTGGTAAACCATTTATCATGGTTGTAAACAGTGTGAGACCTTACCACCCGGAAACGGAAAAGCTTCGCGCTCAATTAGCCGAAGAACATGACATTCCAGTCTTATCAATGAGTATTGAAAGCATGACTGATCAGGATATTCAGAATGTGCTGCGTGAAGTGTTGTTTGAATTCCCAGTTCATGAGGTAAATGTCAATCTTCCAAGCTGGGTCATGGTTCTTCATCAAGACCATTGGCTGCGCCAAAGCTATGAGGAATCCGTTCGTGAAACAGTTAAAGACATAAAGAGATTACGAGATGTAGACCGGGTGGTTGGTCATTTTACGGAATTTGACTTTATTGATGACGCTAGACTTGCGGGTATTGAAATGGGTCATGGTATAGCAGAAATTGATCTTTATGCACCAGATACTCTTTATGATGAAGTGCTAAAAGAGGTTGTCGGTGTAGAAATTCGTGGAAAAGACCATTTGCTATCATTGATGCAGGAATTTGCACATGCGAAGTCAGAGTATGATCAAGTTTCAGATGCGCTTCAAATGGTCAAACAAACAGGATATGGGATTGCCGCTCCGGCATTATCTGATATGAGCCTCGATGAGCCAGAAATCATCCGTCAGGGCGCACGATTTGGCGTCAGGTTAAAAGCTGTTGCCCCCTCTATTCATATGATTAAGGTTGACGTTGAATCTGAATTTGCCCCGATTATCGGTACAGAAAAGCAAAGTGAGGAGCTCGTCAGATATTTAATGCAGGATTTTGAAGAAAATCCACTGTCTATCTGGAATTCAGACATTTTTGGTCGCTCCTTAAATTCAATCGTTCGAGAAGGGATTTCTGCGAAGCTATCACTCATGCCTGAGAATGCTCGTTACAAATTAAAAGAAACACTTGAACGAATTATTAACGAAGGTTCAGGTGGACTGATTGCGATCATCCTATAA
- the plsY gene encoding glycerol-3-phosphate 1-O-acyltransferase PlsY: MEIGLLVSILIGYLLGSISFSYLIGRKLLKLDIRTMGSGNAGATNTLRVMGKGPAISVLVLDIAKGIAAVWIGVWLGAGNAWVPALAGLAAILGHNWPIYFGFRGGKGVATTIGVIATLVLIPALTAGVIAILSIVFTRYVSLGSLLFVGLTPLTTWIFMDVFSIPIEFFYLTLAVALLSFWKHRTNIKRLTTGTENKLGSKKGA, from the coding sequence ATGGAAATAGGCCTTTTGGTTTCCATACTTATTGGTTATTTACTTGGGTCTATTAGCTTTAGCTATCTCATTGGTCGTAAGTTACTAAAGCTAGATATTCGCACAATGGGGAGTGGGAATGCAGGGGCTACAAACACACTAAGAGTGATGGGGAAAGGCCCAGCCATCTCTGTTTTAGTGTTAGATATTGCAAAGGGTATTGCTGCTGTTTGGATCGGCGTATGGCTGGGCGCTGGCAATGCGTGGGTACCTGCATTAGCAGGTCTCGCCGCAATTCTTGGTCATAATTGGCCCATTTACTTTGGATTTCGAGGTGGAAAGGGTGTAGCAACCACAATAGGTGTCATTGCCACCCTTGTATTAATTCCTGCACTAACTGCAGGAGTCATTGCGATTCTAAGTATTGTGTTTACGCGTTATGTATCACTTGGGTCTTTGTTATTTGTTGGACTAACTCCACTTACTACATGGATATTTATGGATGTATTTTCGATACCGATTGAATTCTTTTATTTAACATTAGCAGTAGCACTTTTATCTTTTTGGAAGCATCGTACAAATATAAAACGATTAACAACAGGTACAGAGAACAAACTAGGTTCAAAAAAAGGTGCATAA
- a CDS encoding DUF2768 domain-containing protein, whose amino-acid sequence MSQAMLHMYISFAGMILMFVSAGLALFSRTKLKGIIQKLVLSISFICLMVSGIIVFYIVVGGPTSS is encoded by the coding sequence ATGTCTCAAGCCATGCTTCATATGTACATCTCTTTTGCTGGAATGATTTTGATGTTTGTTTCTGCTGGACTCGCTCTTTTTAGTCGAACGAAATTAAAGGGAATCATTCAAAAGCTTGTTTTGTCCATTTCATTTATTTGTTTAATGGTTTCCGGAATTATTGTTTTTTATATTGTAGTAGGGGGACCAACTTCAAGCTAA
- the der gene encoding ribosome biogenesis GTPase Der, with amino-acid sequence MTKPVVAIVGRPNVGKSTIFNRIVGERVAIVEDIPGVTRDRIYSQGEWLDTEFQVIDTGGIEIGDEPLLVQMRAQAELAIKESDVIIFMVNGREGITNADQEVAKLLFRSKKPVVLAVNKIDNVDMQQHLYEFYSLGMGEPFGISGSHGLGLGDLLDEVKSHFPDQEEEEYDPDTIRIALIGRPNVGKSSLVNGMLGEDRVIVSDIAGTTRDAIDTPFTKDDQDYVVIDTAGMRKRGKVYETTEKYSVLRALKAIERADVVLVVLNAEEGIIEQDKKIAGYAHEAGRAILFVVNKWDAVPGKDDKTMQNFERKIREEFLFLTYAPILFLSALTRQRMQHLLPLVNKVAENHTLRVATHVLNDMVMDAVVMNPTPTDKGKRLKINYVTQVAVGPPTFVFFVNEPELMHFSYQRFLENRLRATFELEGTPVKIIARKKND; translated from the coding sequence ATGACTAAACCAGTTGTGGCCATTGTAGGGCGTCCTAACGTCGGAAAATCTACAATTTTTAATCGTATTGTTGGAGAAAGAGTTGCGATTGTGGAAGACATTCCTGGTGTAACTCGTGATCGTATCTATAGTCAAGGTGAATGGCTAGATACAGAGTTCCAGGTGATCGATACAGGCGGAATTGAAATTGGAGACGAGCCATTGCTTGTGCAAATGCGTGCTCAGGCAGAGCTTGCTATTAAAGAATCCGACGTCATTATCTTTATGGTAAATGGACGTGAAGGCATTACTAATGCAGATCAGGAAGTAGCCAAGCTATTGTTCCGATCTAAAAAACCAGTTGTTCTTGCAGTGAATAAAATTGATAACGTGGACATGCAACAGCATCTGTATGAATTTTATTCATTAGGAATGGGAGAACCGTTTGGTATTTCTGGCTCACACGGACTTGGTCTTGGTGACTTATTAGATGAGGTAAAAAGCCATTTCCCAGATCAGGAAGAGGAAGAGTATGATCCTGATACGATCCGTATTGCATTAATTGGTCGTCCGAATGTAGGTAAATCTTCATTAGTAAATGGAATGCTTGGAGAAGACCGAGTGATTGTAAGTGACATTGCCGGTACAACTCGTGATGCGATTGATACACCGTTCACTAAAGATGACCAGGATTATGTGGTTATTGATACAGCGGGTATGCGTAAACGTGGAAAGGTGTACGAGACGACAGAAAAGTACAGTGTCCTTCGAGCACTTAAGGCAATTGAGAGAGCGGATGTTGTCTTAGTCGTATTAAATGCAGAAGAAGGCATCATTGAGCAAGATAAAAAGATTGCTGGGTATGCGCATGAAGCGGGACGAGCGATTTTGTTTGTCGTGAATAAATGGGATGCGGTTCCTGGTAAAGACGATAAAACAATGCAGAACTTCGAGCGTAAGATTCGCGAAGAATTCCTGTTCTTAACGTATGCCCCTATTTTATTCCTATCTGCTTTAACTCGTCAACGGATGCAGCATTTGTTGCCGCTTGTTAACAAAGTAGCAGAGAATCATACACTTCGAGTGGCTACTCATGTATTAAATGACATGGTAATGGATGCCGTTGTTATGAATCCAACACCAACAGACAAAGGAAAACGCTTGAAGATTAATTATGTGACTCAAGTAGCTGTAGGACCACCAACATTTGTTTTCTTTGTGAACGAACCAGAATTAATGCACTTTTCGTATCAACGTTTCTTAGAGAATCGTTTGCGTGCAACGTTTGAATTAGAGGGCACACCTGTGAAAATCATTGCCCGTAAAAAGAATGATTAA
- a CDS encoding heptaprenyl diphosphate synthase component 1, whose amino-acid sequence MVNPSHLAKEVTAIIEKFNQLTYHPYIEKYIPSVGIDDEKCRLFYASLSKKTSKEDAFVITLCAMLVQAALDVHEEVTLHPVHSDDARKNRQLHVLIGDYYSSLYYYLLAGADHVPLTRLFSHTLQEINEQKMNVYEVHHADYVEMADHVRFIESGLYGKLLEQFELSEDKEIFEKLFFYKRFMDEWNKWTGDQDSSLIRTFLKHTDVSRQQDALLQKQDELRSSIQELYVSHSDFTDHIDQFLSEAIPSAPIEEMERKVR is encoded by the coding sequence ATGGTGAATCCCAGCCACCTAGCCAAAGAAGTAACAGCAATTATAGAGAAATTTAACCAACTCACTTATCATCCCTATATAGAGAAATACATTCCATCTGTAGGCATTGATGATGAGAAATGTCGTTTGTTTTATGCATCTTTGTCGAAAAAAACGTCTAAAGAGGATGCGTTTGTCATTACGTTATGCGCGATGCTTGTTCAAGCAGCGCTTGATGTACATGAAGAAGTTACACTTCATCCGGTCCACTCAGACGATGCTAGAAAAAACCGTCAATTACACGTGCTAATTGGAGATTATTATAGTAGTTTATATTATTACTTACTTGCCGGTGCTGATCATGTGCCATTAACGCGTCTCTTTAGTCACACGCTTCAAGAGATTAATGAACAAAAAATGAACGTGTACGAGGTTCATCATGCTGATTACGTGGAAATGGCTGATCATGTGAGATTCATTGAATCCGGGTTATATGGGAAGCTTCTTGAGCAATTCGAGCTATCAGAGGATAAAGAGATTTTTGAAAAACTCTTTTTCTACAAACGGTTTATGGACGAATGGAATAAATGGACCGGTGACCAAGACTCAAGCTTAATTCGAACATTCCTTAAGCATACAGACGTCTCGCGGCAACAGGATGCGTTACTTCAAAAGCAGGACGAGCTACGTTCTTCTATTCAAGAATTATACGTAAGCCATTCTGACTTTACTGATCATATTGATCAATTTCTAAGTGAGGCCATTCCGTCTGCTCCTATAGAGGAAATGGAAAGAAAGGTGAGATAG